Proteins from a genomic interval of Massilia sp. KIM:
- the msbA gene encoding lipid A export permease/ATP-binding protein MsbA, which translates to MDTKVIVKRLLAVVKPYQARAWMSLLAMALTAATQPLLGKALELLLDRGFKDKVPFSLWWIPGVLVSIFVLRGIGTFSTAYLNNWVISRVLNDLRAMAFERVLRLPVARFQEETTGKIINTVVNDVRQVVDMIQSVFVACVRDVLVVIGLLGALLYLNWKLTLVAIVVVPLTAVIVRTTTGRLRRLNRESQRVTAEMTGVVEEAARGHQVIRVFSGERYERARFHARSEALRGFSQRMTVAFAATTPVTQIATSLALSLVIVLAIRAQMTVGEFTNFVTMMLMLLTPLKSLAEVNGPMQRGIAAAETVFEMIDAPGEVDTGSRELGRAKGHLVFERVSFRYPNAANLALNEVSLEIQPGQTVALVGVSGGGKSTFVNLVTRFYDPEGGRLLLDGVPYPDIRLASLRAQLAMVSQNVVLFDDTLAANIAYGVDKIDYERLAAAVKAAHLGDVVARLPEGVETRIGENGSRLSGGQRQRVAIARAIYKDAPILILDEATSALDNESERAVQAALDTLMAGRTTIVIAHRLSTIERADRIVVMEHGRIVEQGTHEELLAREGMYANLYRLQFADA; encoded by the coding sequence GTGGATACTAAAGTCATCGTCAAACGCCTGCTGGCGGTCGTCAAACCCTATCAGGCGCGGGCCTGGATGTCGCTGCTGGCGATGGCCCTCACCGCCGCCACCCAGCCTTTGCTGGGCAAGGCCCTGGAGCTGCTGCTCGACCGCGGCTTCAAGGACAAGGTCCCGTTCAGCCTGTGGTGGATCCCGGGCGTGCTGGTCTCGATCTTCGTGCTGCGCGGGATCGGCACCTTCTCGACCGCCTACCTGAACAACTGGGTGATCTCGCGCGTGCTCAACGACCTGCGCGCCATGGCCTTCGAGCGCGTGCTGCGCCTGCCGGTGGCGCGCTTCCAGGAGGAGACCACCGGCAAGATCATCAACACCGTGGTCAACGACGTGCGCCAGGTGGTGGACATGATCCAGTCGGTGTTCGTGGCCTGCGTGCGCGACGTGCTGGTGGTGATCGGCCTGCTGGGCGCGCTGCTCTACCTGAACTGGAAGCTGACCCTGGTCGCGATCGTCGTGGTGCCGCTCACCGCCGTGATCGTGCGCACCACCACCGGCCGCCTGCGCCGCCTGAACCGCGAGAGCCAGCGCGTGACCGCCGAGATGACCGGCGTGGTCGAGGAAGCCGCGCGCGGCCACCAGGTGATCCGCGTGTTCTCCGGCGAGCGCTACGAGCGCGCGCGCTTCCACGCCCGCAGCGAAGCCCTGCGCGGCTTTTCGCAGCGCATGACGGTGGCCTTCGCCGCCACCACCCCGGTGACCCAGATCGCCACCTCGCTGGCGCTGTCGCTGGTGATCGTGCTGGCGATCCGGGCCCAGATGACGGTGGGCGAGTTCACCAACTTCGTCACCATGATGCTGATGCTGCTCACGCCCCTGAAGTCGCTGGCCGAGGTCAACGGCCCGATGCAGCGCGGCATCGCGGCCGCCGAGACCGTGTTCGAGATGATCGACGCGCCGGGCGAGGTCGACACCGGCAGCCGCGAGCTGGGACGCGCCAAGGGGCATCTGGTGTTCGAGCGCGTGTCCTTCCGCTACCCGAACGCGGCCAACCTCGCGCTCAACGAGGTGTCGCTCGAGATCCAGCCGGGGCAGACCGTGGCGCTGGTGGGGGTGTCGGGCGGCGGCAAGTCGACCTTCGTCAACCTGGTGACGCGCTTCTACGACCCCGAGGGCGGGCGCCTGCTGCTGGACGGCGTGCCGTATCCCGACATCCGCCTGGCCAGCTTGCGCGCGCAGCTGGCCATGGTGAGCCAGAACGTGGTGCTGTTCGACGACACGCTGGCTGCCAACATCGCCTACGGCGTGGACAAGATCGACTACGAGCGCCTGGCCGCGGCGGTGAAGGCGGCCCACCTGGGCGACGTGGTGGCGCGCCTGCCGGAAGGCGTGGAGACGCGCATCGGCGAGAACGGCTCGCGCCTGTCGGGCGGCCAGCGCCAGCGCGTGGCGATCGCGCGCGCGATCTACAAGGACGCGCCGATCCTGATCCTGGACGAAGCCACGTCGGCGCTGGACAACGAGTCCGAACGCGCGGTGCAGGCGGCGCTCGACACGCTGATGGCGGGGCGCACCACGATCGTGATCGCGCACCGGTTGTCGACCATCGAGCGGGCCGACCGCATCGTGGTGATGGAGCACGGCCGCATCGTCGAGCAGGGCACGCACGAGGAACTGCTGGCGCGCGAGGGCATGTACGCCAACCTGTATCGCCTGCAGTTCGCCGATGCTTGA
- a CDS encoding glycosyltransferase family 2 protein has translation MQQAPTISVVITTYNRPDALSAVVEACFLQDDKNFEIIIADDGSTANTRETIDRLRERSPVPLKHVWQPDEGFRAAMARNRGTLAATGDYIIFLDGDCIPQRDFIARHRALARPGFLVSGSRILLSQALTEKVLAEGIDLPALGVADKLRYRLRGDMNKVLQLLLRWPDLGRVRRKFSWRRIKSCNLAVWRADLDKVNGFDESFVGWGHEDSDLVVRLFHAGVLRKDGAFATEVLHLWHREAKRDEESSNRRVVLERAANKTTQAVRGLREHGADRDHAALG, from the coding sequence ATGCAGCAAGCACCGACGATCTCGGTCGTGATCACCACCTATAACCGGCCGGATGCGCTGTCGGCGGTCGTGGAAGCCTGTTTTTTACAGGACGACAAGAATTTTGAAATCATTATCGCTGATGATGGCTCCACTGCCAACACGCGGGAGACCATCGACCGCCTGCGGGAACGCTCGCCGGTGCCGCTCAAGCACGTGTGGCAGCCGGACGAAGGCTTCCGCGCCGCCATGGCGCGCAACCGCGGCACCCTGGCCGCAACCGGCGACTATATCATTTTCCTCGACGGCGACTGCATTCCGCAGCGCGACTTCATCGCCCGCCACCGTGCGCTGGCGCGGCCGGGCTTCCTGGTGTCGGGCAGCCGCATCCTCCTGAGCCAGGCCCTGACCGAGAAAGTGCTGGCCGAGGGCATCGACCTGCCGGCCCTCGGCGTCGCGGACAAGCTGCGCTACCGCCTGCGCGGCGACATGAACAAGGTGCTGCAGCTCCTGCTGCGCTGGCCCGACCTGGGCCGGGTGCGCCGCAAGTTCAGCTGGCGCCGCATCAAGAGCTGCAACCTGGCGGTCTGGCGCGCCGACCTGGACAAGGTGAACGGCTTCGACGAGAGCTTCGTCGGCTGGGGCCACGAGGATTCCGACCTGGTGGTGCGTTTGTTCCACGCCGGCGTGCTGCGCAAGGACGGCGCCTTCGCCACCGAGGTGCTGCACCTGTGGCACCGCGAGGCCAAGCGCGACGAGGAATCGAGCAACCGCCGCGTGGTGCTGGAGCGCGCGGCGAACAAGACCACCCAGGCCGTGCGCGGCCTGCGCGAGCACGGCGCGGACCGCGACCACGCGGCGCTCGGCTGA
- a CDS encoding pyridoxamine 5'-phosphate oxidase family protein: protein MIEHRIPEPFHAGELLAQERAGGGPAGAPIRSRMPEQHREFFPLLPFVAVALPDAEGWPIATLLQGAPGFASSPSPDRLLLDAVPDPDDPARAFLVEGAEIGLLGIDLSTRRRNRANGRIAPADGGRVLVQVDQSFGNCPKYIRVRQLERVTPQPATVDSFGAELPPRARALVAACETMFVASSSGDAASDRGRGLDVSHRGGEAGFLRLEGNVITVPDYAGNRYFNTLGNLLLEPRAALLLLDFASGDLLQLQGRAKVRWEQPELPGLVRAERAWEFDIVRGWLRRGALALRES, encoded by the coding sequence ATGATCGAACACCGCATTCCCGAACCCTTCCATGCCGGCGAGCTGCTGGCCCAGGAGCGCGCCGGCGGCGGCCCGGCCGGCGCGCCGATCCGCAGCCGGATGCCCGAGCAGCACCGCGAATTCTTCCCGCTGCTGCCCTTCGTCGCCGTCGCCCTGCCGGATGCCGAGGGCTGGCCGATCGCGACCTTGCTCCAGGGCGCGCCGGGTTTCGCTTCCTCGCCCAGCCCGGACAGGCTGCTGCTGGACGCCGTGCCCGATCCGGACGATCCGGCGCGGGCCTTCCTGGTCGAGGGCGCGGAAATCGGCCTGCTGGGGATCGACCTGTCGACGCGGCGGCGCAACCGCGCCAACGGCCGCATCGCGCCGGCGGACGGCGGGCGGGTGCTGGTCCAGGTCGATCAATCCTTCGGCAACTGTCCGAAATACATCCGGGTGCGCCAGCTCGAACGGGTCACGCCCCAGCCCGCAACGGTCGACAGCTTCGGCGCCGAGCTGCCGCCGCGGGCAAGGGCTCTGGTGGCCGCCTGCGAGACCATGTTCGTCGCCAGCTCGAGCGGCGACGCCGCCTCGGACCGGGGGCGCGGACTGGACGTGTCGCACCGTGGCGGCGAGGCCGGTTTTTTGCGCCTGGAGGGGAACGTGATCACGGTGCCCGACTACGCGGGCAACCGCTACTTCAACACCCTGGGGAATCTGCTGCTGGAGCCGCGCGCCGCGCTGCTGCTGCTGGACTTCGCGAGCGGCGACCTGCTGCAACTGCAGGGCCGTGCGAAGGTGCGCTGGGAACAGCCGGAGCTGCCGGGACTGGTTCGCGCCGAACGCGCCTGGGAGTTCGACATCGTGCGCGGCTGGCTGCGACGTGGCGCGCTGGCCCTGCGCGAGTCCTGA
- a CDS encoding O-antigen ligase, producing the protein MNNKQTTSRDPMLWWIGFQVFLFPFLSLITPSGIGFSSILLLLTALCMPRRSLAALAPHWKEIRWVLAAFAFNALLAVACVLLRPETSPSYLDKPLRMLLAVSATALVLLARPPRAVLWWGVVAGAVAALPFILWQRIGLEMERPGGFLNAITFGDLAICLALLALAGAIDYRHSTRKALLPAAGALAGLAASLATGSRGGWVALALAALLFLSYARLLSSRRLRLLVAGSFALVGAAFFVPATGMQQRALQGIDEVRTWMDGGSAFSNVGTRLELWKGAQVLIPQRPLFGRDPATLRGELRGLVEAGQLDPAILPLEHLHNDALQGLATGGIFGLLAWAGILLAPFLFFSRALGKAAGGGMPQLAPALAGMLVVLCYFSFGLTEVIFWSLKGSMFYALMIFLLMGFCLNAKEQRGY; encoded by the coding sequence ATGAACAATAAGCAGACGACGTCCCGGGATCCGATGCTGTGGTGGATCGGCTTCCAGGTCTTCCTTTTTCCCTTCCTGAGTCTCATCACCCCGTCCGGCATCGGCTTTTCCAGCATCCTGCTCCTGCTGACGGCGCTGTGCATGCCGCGCCGGAGCCTGGCCGCGCTGGCGCCGCACTGGAAGGAGATCCGCTGGGTCCTGGCCGCCTTCGCCTTCAACGCGCTGCTGGCGGTGGCCTGCGTGCTGCTGCGGCCGGAAACCAGCCCTTCCTATCTCGACAAGCCCTTGCGCATGCTACTGGCGGTGAGCGCCACCGCCCTGGTGCTCCTGGCGCGTCCGCCGCGCGCCGTGCTATGGTGGGGCGTGGTGGCCGGCGCGGTCGCCGCGCTGCCCTTCATCCTGTGGCAGCGCATCGGCCTGGAGATGGAGCGCCCGGGCGGCTTCCTGAACGCGATCACCTTCGGCGACCTGGCGATCTGCCTGGCCCTGCTAGCGCTGGCCGGGGCCATCGACTACCGCCACAGCACCCGCAAGGCCTTGCTGCCGGCGGCCGGCGCGCTGGCCGGCCTGGCCGCTTCGCTCGCCACCGGCAGCCGCGGCGGCTGGGTGGCGCTGGCCCTGGCCGCGCTGCTGTTCCTGAGCTATGCCCGGCTGCTGAGCAGCCGGCGCCTGCGCCTGCTGGTGGCGGGCAGCTTCGCCCTGGTGGGTGCCGCCTTCTTCGTGCCCGCCACCGGCATGCAGCAGCGCGCGCTGCAGGGCATCGACGAGGTCCGCACCTGGATGGACGGCGGCAGCGCCTTCAGCAACGTCGGCACCCGCCTCGAATTGTGGAAAGGGGCCCAGGTCCTGATCCCGCAACGCCCGCTGTTCGGCCGCGACCCGGCCACCCTGCGCGGCGAACTGCGCGGGCTGGTCGAGGCGGGCCAGCTCGATCCGGCCATCCTCCCGCTCGAACACCTGCATAATGACGCCCTGCAGGGGCTGGCCACCGGCGGCATCTTCGGCCTACTGGCCTGGGCCGGCATCCTGCTGGCGCCCTTCCTGTTCTTCTCCCGCGCGCTGGGGAAGGCGGCGGGCGGGGGCATGCCGCAGCTGGCGCCGGCGCTGGCCGGCATGCTGGTGGTGTTGTGTTACTTCAGCTTCGGCCTGACCGAAGTGATCTTCTGGTCGCTCAAGGGCAGCATGTTCTATGCGCTGATGATCTTCCTGCTCATGGGCTTCTGCCTGAATGCGAAAGAACAACGTGGATACTAA
- a CDS encoding mechanosensitive ion channel family protein — translation MSVFLRLAAALLLLAAFGARPALGQTALVKEPAAAAGPASATLALGSRAVFVFRAPLSGYTPQDRADAAERRLERALARNGPHQPTIRSIPEGTQVLLDGALLFLVTPGDVNTLAGDTTELLAQESAAELAKALRERREQRSPRYLAQSLAVCLLATGALVLALRLLGAIRRRIRRRLEVVLARRLEQVRLRNVRVLDAEHLIRFASRASDLLAWALGLLAAYVWLAFVLSRIPLARTWGERLQGLLLDTAAAVATSIAHAIPGLLVVVLIVALARLATLTLASVSRRVESGELHLGWLDRDTAVPTRRLASVLIWLFALAMAYPYLPGSHTAAFQGVTVLAGLMVSIGASSIVGQGAAGLILMYTRSLRKGDYVGIGDVQGTVVEPGVFETRLRTGLGVDVAMPNSWILSNTIRNYSRAVPGAYVFDTTVTIGYDTPWRQVHAMLEEAARATEGVAADPRPYVVQTALSDFYIEYKLVGCSALSTPRNRAELLTNLHQNILDVFNRHGVQIMSPHFMQEPLHPHVVPPEQWAPEGARREGA, via the coding sequence TTGTCCGTCTTCCTGCGCCTGGCGGCGGCGCTGTTGCTGCTGGCGGCGTTCGGGGCCCGGCCGGCGCTGGGCCAGACCGCGCTGGTCAAGGAGCCAGCGGCCGCGGCCGGGCCGGCAAGCGCCACCCTGGCGCTCGGCAGCCGCGCGGTGTTCGTGTTCCGCGCGCCGCTCAGCGGCTACACGCCGCAGGACCGTGCCGACGCCGCCGAGCGCCGCCTCGAGCGCGCGCTGGCGCGCAATGGCCCGCACCAGCCGACCATCCGCTCCATCCCCGAGGGCACCCAGGTGTTGCTGGACGGAGCGCTGCTGTTCCTGGTCACACCAGGCGACGTCAACACCCTGGCTGGCGACACCACCGAATTGCTGGCCCAGGAAAGCGCCGCTGAACTGGCCAAGGCGCTGCGCGAGCGGCGCGAGCAGCGCAGCCCGCGCTACCTCGCGCAGTCCCTGGCCGTTTGCCTGCTCGCCACCGGCGCGCTGGTGCTGGCCTTGCGCCTGCTCGGGGCGATCCGGCGCCGCATCCGTCGCCGGCTGGAGGTCGTGCTGGCGCGGCGCCTCGAACAGGTCAGGCTGCGCAACGTCCGCGTGCTGGACGCCGAACACCTGATCCGCTTCGCGAGCCGCGCATCGGACCTGCTGGCCTGGGCGCTCGGCCTGCTGGCGGCCTACGTCTGGCTGGCCTTCGTCCTGTCCCGCATCCCTTTGGCCCGCACCTGGGGAGAACGCCTGCAAGGCTTGCTGCTGGACACCGCCGCCGCCGTCGCCACCAGCATCGCGCACGCCATCCCCGGCCTGCTCGTGGTCGTGCTGATCGTGGCGCTGGCCAGGCTGGCGACGCTGACCCTGGCCTCGGTGTCGCGCCGTGTCGAGAGCGGCGAACTGCACCTCGGCTGGCTCGACCGCGACACGGCGGTGCCGACGCGGCGCCTGGCGTCCGTGCTGATCTGGCTGTTCGCGCTGGCAATGGCCTATCCCTACCTGCCCGGCTCGCACACCGCGGCTTTCCAGGGTGTCACCGTGCTGGCCGGCCTGATGGTGTCGATCGGCGCCTCCAGCATCGTGGGGCAGGGAGCGGCCGGCCTGATCCTGATGTATACGCGTTCGCTGCGCAAGGGCGACTATGTCGGCATCGGCGATGTCCAGGGCACGGTGGTGGAACCAGGCGTATTCGAAACCCGCTTGCGCACCGGCCTGGGGGTGGACGTGGCGATGCCGAACTCCTGGATCCTTTCGAATACCATCCGCAACTACTCGCGCGCAGTCCCGGGCGCTTACGTGTTCGACACCACGGTGACCATCGGCTACGACACTCCCTGGCGCCAGGTGCATGCGATGCTCGAGGAAGCCGCGCGCGCGACCGAAGGCGTGGCCGCCGACCCGCGGCCTTATGTGGTGCAGACCGCGCTGTCCGACTTCTACATCGAGTACAAGCTGGTGGGTTGTTCGGCCCTGAGCACGCCGCGCAACCGCGCCGAGCTGCTCACCAACCTGCACCAGAACATCCTCGACGTCTTCAACCGGCATGGCGTGCAGATCATGTCGCCGCATTTCATGCAGGAGCCGCTCCATCCGCACGTGGTGCCGCCGGAACAATGGGCGCCCGAGGGCGCGCGGCGCGAGGGCGCCTAG
- a CDS encoding glutathione S-transferase family protein codes for MPTHLPPAMSTPTLILYGTALSGHTHRVELFLNLLGLPYRRIDMPAAQRKTPKFLRLNPLGQIPVLQDGELVLADSNAILVYLARRYAPGSAWLPDDPVGAARVQRWLSLAAGEIAFGAARARATALWGDPGIPLAPMQQLADKALGLMEEVLARQPFLAGDAPTLADVACYAYIAHAPEGGIALEPYPQVGAWIARVRALPGFVPMPESRS; via the coding sequence ATACCAACTCATCTCCCGCCTGCCATGAGCACTCCGACCCTGATCCTGTACGGCACCGCCCTGTCCGGCCACACGCACCGCGTGGAGCTGTTCCTGAACCTGCTCGGACTGCCCTACCGCCGCATCGACATGCCGGCCGCACAGCGCAAGACGCCGAAGTTCCTGCGCCTGAATCCCCTGGGCCAGATCCCGGTGCTGCAGGACGGCGAACTGGTGCTCGCCGACAGCAACGCCATCCTGGTCTACCTGGCGCGCCGCTACGCGCCGGGCAGCGCCTGGCTGCCGGACGATCCGGTCGGAGCAGCCAGGGTGCAGCGCTGGCTGTCGCTGGCGGCCGGCGAGATCGCCTTCGGCGCGGCGCGCGCGCGCGCCACGGCGCTCTGGGGCGACCCCGGCATACCGCTCGCCCCGATGCAGCAACTGGCGGACAAGGCGCTCGGCTTGATGGAAGAGGTCCTGGCGCGGCAGCCCTTCCTCGCGGGCGACGCGCCGACCCTGGCCGACGTGGCCTGCTACGCCTATATCGCGCACGCCCCGGAAGGCGGCATCGCGCTGGAGCCCTATCCCCAGGTCGGCGCCTGGATCGCGCGCGTGCGCGCCCTGCCGGGCTTCGTCCCGATGCCGGAGAGCCGATCATGA
- a CDS encoding methyl-accepting chemotaxis protein, translated as MKLKFRTKLFIPLILSWLCLLTVVSFNVMRDRELRMEERKILIASAGEMALSVAKEYGALASSGALTQEEAKKQAMARIRALRYGDSGYLLIFDDKQVLMHPIKPELVGKPVDATKDTEGRFVYLDALKAIQGEGRGYTQFVWPKPGAKESEPKIAFNVQYQPWNWVIMTGLYVDDVDAAFKRSVITSVILLGVIGLALTAVVLAVVRNIERAVGGEPEAAAEAARRIAAGDLSVEVTTRAGDERSLMFAMKRMRDSLAGIVGQVRAGTDTIATASCQIAAGNQDLSSRTEEQASSLEETASSMEELTSTVKQSADNARQANALALSASEVAGRGGEVVTEVVHTMASINESSKKIVDIIGVIDGIAFQTNILALNAAVEAARAGEQGRGFAVVATEVRNLAQRSAAAAKEIKALISDSVAKVDDGAKLVDQAGATMKDIVDSVERVTTIIGEIMVATQEQTVGIEQINQAISQMDQVTQQNASLVEEAAAASETMQHQAAQLAQVVSVFRVEDASAAAAPARVGRSTRPALAAA; from the coding sequence ATGAAACTGAAGTTTCGAACCAAACTGTTTATCCCCTTGATCCTCAGCTGGCTGTGCCTGCTGACGGTCGTGTCCTTCAACGTCATGCGCGACCGCGAACTGCGCATGGAAGAGCGCAAGATCCTGATCGCCAGCGCCGGCGAGATGGCGCTGTCGGTGGCCAAGGAATATGGCGCGCTGGCGTCCTCGGGTGCGCTGACCCAGGAGGAAGCGAAGAAACAGGCGATGGCCCGCATCCGGGCCCTGCGCTATGGCGACAGCGGCTACCTCCTGATCTTTGACGACAAGCAGGTGCTGATGCACCCGATCAAGCCAGAACTGGTCGGCAAGCCGGTCGACGCGACCAAGGACACCGAAGGCCGCTTCGTCTACCTCGACGCGCTCAAGGCGATCCAGGGCGAGGGCCGCGGCTACACCCAGTTCGTGTGGCCCAAGCCGGGCGCCAAGGAGTCCGAGCCCAAGATCGCCTTCAACGTTCAGTACCAGCCCTGGAACTGGGTCATTATGACCGGTCTGTACGTGGACGACGTGGACGCCGCCTTCAAGCGTTCGGTGATCACCTCGGTGATCCTGCTGGGCGTGATCGGCCTGGCGCTGACCGCCGTGGTGCTGGCCGTCGTGCGCAACATCGAGCGCGCCGTGGGCGGCGAGCCGGAAGCGGCGGCCGAAGCCGCGCGCCGCATCGCCGCGGGCGACCTGAGCGTGGAGGTGACGACCCGTGCGGGCGACGAGCGCAGCCTGATGTTCGCCATGAAACGCATGCGCGACTCGCTGGCCGGCATCGTGGGCCAGGTGCGCGCCGGCACCGACACCATCGCGACCGCCTCCTGCCAGATCGCGGCGGGCAACCAGGACCTGTCCTCGCGCACCGAGGAGCAGGCGTCGTCGCTGGAGGAAACCGCATCGTCGATGGAAGAGCTGACTTCGACCGTCAAGCAGAGCGCCGACAATGCGCGCCAGGCAAACGCGCTGGCGCTGTCGGCCTCGGAAGTGGCGGGACGCGGCGGCGAGGTGGTGACCGAGGTGGTGCACACCATGGCTTCGATCAACGAGTCGTCCAAGAAGATCGTCGACATCATCGGCGTCATCGACGGCATCGCCTTCCAAACCAACATCCTGGCGCTGAACGCTGCGGTGGAGGCGGCGCGGGCGGGCGAGCAGGGCAGGGGCTTCGCGGTGGTCGCAACCGAAGTGCGCAACCTGGCGCAGCGCTCGGCGGCGGCGGCCAAGGAGATCAAGGCCCTGATCAGCGATTCGGTGGCCAAGGTGGACGACGGCGCCAAGCTGGTCGACCAGGCCGGCGCGACCATGAAGGACATCGTGGACAGCGTGGAGCGGGTGACCACCATCATCGGCGAGATCATGGTGGCGACCCAGGAGCAGACCGTGGGGATCGAGCAGATCAACCAGGCGATCAGCCAGATGGACCAGGTGACGCAGCAGAACGCCTCGCTGGTCGAGGAAGCGGCGGCGGCGTCGGAGACCATGCAGCATCAGGCGGCGCAGCTGGCGCAGGTGGTGAGCGTGTTCAGGGTGGAGGATGCGTCCGCTGCTGCGGCTCCGGCGCGGGTTGGACGGAGCACGCGGCCGGCGCTGGCGGCGGCGTAG
- a CDS encoding LysR family transcriptional regulator — MDRLDELHVFLAIFDTGGMAAAARKLRRSPASVTRSLAALEERVGMRLFERSTRSLAATNEGHGLALHARRLLADYDAAIGTVEGAPPRGLLRITAPTVFGRRHVTEVVTAFLARHPDIQVDLVLADRNMDLIENGVDLALRIGRLESSGLVARQLGVVRRVTVASPDYLARRGAPATPEELVQHELILGTAVRGLAQWTFRSGEREHIVRFGPRLQVNDAEGVLNAARAGFGIARVLSYQAAPMLASGALERLLPGYEPEPVPVNLVVPSARQMAPRVRAFVDFALDEFSRLSLIQPS; from the coding sequence ATGGACCGCCTGGACGAGCTGCACGTATTCCTTGCCATTTTCGACACCGGCGGCATGGCCGCGGCCGCGCGCAAGCTGCGGCGTTCGCCCGCCAGCGTCACCCGCAGCCTGGCGGCGCTGGAAGAAAGGGTGGGCATGCGGCTGTTCGAGCGCAGCACGCGCAGCCTGGCCGCCACCAATGAGGGGCACGGCCTGGCGCTGCATGCGCGCCGCCTGCTGGCCGACTACGACGCGGCGATCGGCACCGTGGAGGGCGCGCCGCCGCGCGGCCTGCTGCGCATCACCGCGCCGACCGTCTTTGGCCGCCGCCACGTCACCGAGGTGGTGACGGCATTCCTGGCCCGCCACCCGGATATCCAGGTCGACCTGGTGCTGGCCGACCGCAACATGGACCTGATCGAAAACGGCGTCGACCTCGCGCTGCGCATCGGCAGGCTGGAGAGCTCGGGCTTGGTGGCGCGCCAGCTGGGCGTCGTGCGGCGCGTGACCGTGGCCAGCCCCGACTACCTGGCGCGGCGCGGCGCGCCGGCGACGCCGGAAGAGCTGGTGCAGCACGAACTGATCCTCGGCACCGCCGTGCGCGGCCTGGCCCAATGGACCTTCCGCAGCGGAGAACGCGAACATATCGTGCGCTTCGGGCCGCGGCTGCAGGTGAACGATGCGGAGGGCGTGCTGAATGCGGCGCGCGCCGGTTTCGGCATCGCGCGGGTGCTTTCCTACCAGGCGGCGCCCATGCTTGCCAGCGGCGCGCTCGAGCGCCTACTGCCCGGGTACGAGCCGGAGCCGGTCCCGGTCAACCTGGTCGTCCCGAGCGCCCGCCAGATGGCGCCGCGCGTGCGCGCTTTTGTCGATTTTGCACTGGACGAATTCTCCCGCCTGTCGCTGATCCAGCCGAGCTGA